In a single window of the Acipenser ruthenus chromosome 8, fAciRut3.2 maternal haplotype, whole genome shotgun sequence genome:
- the LOC131737695 gene encoding olfactory receptor 6N1-like, which produces MLLPAASPEDLSERYFQETAMEKKNSSYVTVFTLSGLNESSTNKYIYFSFTLLGYLFIICVNLTLIVIIALEKTLHEPMYFFLCNLSANALYGTAGFFPKLLFDFLSDPHVISYSGCLLQIFIIYSFSACELSNLTVMAYDRYVAICRPLEYHAIMTPLTTGKLILFSWIFPLCCVSIGTLLTFRLPLCGSHIERLYCDNWSVVKLSCVDTTVNTVYVLVCIFFAHFLFILFSYMKILGACRASSIAMSKCLQTCLPHLLTVINYIIALLFDVMYSRYGSNDIPQVLHNLLSVEFLIVPPIFNPLIYGLNLQKIRNKVTRMCS; this is translated from the exons ATGCTTCTACCAGCAGCTTCTCCTGAGGATCTCTCTGAGAg GTATTTTCAAGAAACAGCTATGGAGAAAAAGAACTCATCCTACGTTACAGTGTTTACCCTTTCTGGATTAAATGAATCAAGcacaaataaatatatctatttttcttTCACTCTCCTGGGTTATCTCTTTatcatttgtgttaatttaaCTCTAATTGTAATAATAGCTCTTGAAAAGACACTTCATGAGCCCATGTATTTCTTCCTCTGTAATCTGAGTGCTAATGCACTGTATGGAACTGCTGGTTTCTTTCCTAAACTACTGTTTGATTTTCTGTCTGATCCGCATGTCATCTCATATTCTGGGTGCCTGCTTCAAATATTTATCATCTACAGTTTTTCAGCATGTGAATTATCAAATTTAACAGTGATGGCATATGATAGGTATGTGGCAATATGCAGGCCCCTGGAGTACCATGCTATCATGACTCCTTTGACGACTGGTAAATTAATACTGTTTTCTTGGATTTTTCCACTCTGTTGTGTATCTATTGGTACTCTATTGACTTTCAGGTTGCCTTTATGTGGCTCCCACATTGAAAGACTATATTGTGATAACTGGTCAGTTGTGAAATTATCTTGTGTAGATACTACTGTTAACACTGTATATGTTCTAGTATGTATATTCTTTGcacatttcctttttattttattttcctacatGAAAATACTCGGAGCGTGCCGGGCATCTAGTATAGCAATGAGTAAATGTTTGCAGACCTGTTTGCCACATTTGTTGACGGTGATCAATTACATCATTGCCTTGCTTTTTGatgtaatgtacagtagataCGGTTCAAATGATATTCCACAGGTTTTACACAATCTCCTGTCTGTGGAATTTCTAATCGTCCCCCCTATTTTCAATCCTCTCATTTATGGTTTAAACCTTCAAAAGATCAGAAATAAAGTCACAAGAATGTGCAGCTGA